CGGCAACAAAGTCAAGCATGTACTAAAAGGAGTGACCTGCAGAGCCATGCCTTGGGAGATTCTTGCCATTGTTGGCCCAAGTGGTGCAGGGAAGTCTTCTTTGCTTGAAATTCTAGCTGCTAGACTCATCCCTCAAACCGGGTCGGTTTTGGTCAACAAGAGACCGGTGGATAGAGCCAACTTCAAGAAAATTTCTGGTTATGTCACCCAAAAGGACACTCTGTTTCCTTTGCTTACGGTTGAGGAAACCCTTCTGTTCAGTGCTAAGCTGCGTTTAAAGC
This genomic interval from Camelina sativa cultivar DH55 unplaced genomic scaffold, Cs unpScaffold06720, whole genome shotgun sequence contains the following:
- the LOC109131861 gene encoding ABC transporter G family member 5-like; its protein translation is MPWEILAIVGPSGAGKSSLLEILAARLIPQTGSVLVNKRPVDRANFKKISGYVTQKDTLFPLLTVEETLLFSAKLRLKLPADELRSRVKSLVHELGLEAVATARVGDDTVRGISGGERRRVSIGVEVIHDPKVLILDEPTSGLDSTS